A genomic window from Cupriavidus metallidurans CH34 includes:
- the pdxH gene encoding pyridoxamine 5'-phosphate oxidase → MTQLADLRRNYMLSALSETDVAPDPIRQFQSWFDEAMQAKLPEPNAMTLATVGADGQPSARIVLLKGMDADGFTFFTNYESRKGVDLLANPRAALLFHWVQLERQIRVEGIVEKVEDAESDAYYASRPLGSRLGAWASEQSREVAGRDVIEAREADFRNKFGENPPRPPHWGGYRLKPTWIEFWQGRPSRLHDRIAYRQNADGNWQIVRLSP, encoded by the coding sequence ATGACCCAACTCGCAGACCTGCGCCGCAACTACATGCTGAGCGCGCTTTCCGAAACCGACGTCGCTCCCGACCCGATTCGCCAGTTCCAGTCGTGGTTCGACGAAGCCATGCAAGCCAAGCTGCCTGAGCCGAACGCCATGACGCTGGCCACCGTGGGCGCCGACGGCCAGCCGTCCGCGCGCATCGTGCTGCTCAAGGGCATGGATGCCGACGGCTTCACATTCTTCACCAATTACGAAAGCCGCAAGGGCGTTGACCTGCTGGCCAACCCGCGCGCGGCTCTGTTGTTCCATTGGGTGCAGCTCGAGCGGCAGATCCGCGTCGAAGGCATCGTCGAGAAGGTCGAGGATGCGGAGAGCGACGCCTACTACGCGTCGCGGCCGCTCGGTTCACGCCTGGGTGCCTGGGCATCCGAACAGAGCCGCGAGGTTGCTGGCCGCGACGTGATCGAAGCGCGCGAAGCGGATTTCCGCAACAAGTTCGGCGAGAACCCGCCGCGCCCGCCGCACTGGGGCGGCTACAGGCTCAAACCGACTTGGATCGAGTTCTGGCAAGGCCGCCCTTCGCGCCTGCACGATCGAATCGCCTATCGCCAGAACGCTGATGGAAACTGGCAAATCGTGAGGCTCTCGCCCTGA
- a CDS encoding SAM-dependent methyltransferase, with amino-acid sequence MFFKQTLDKQLDSWIADVREHSNLPVKLRLWNGSEYQLGSFDRPAVTLTVREASALPFLLVPSLDNLSEAYVQEKIDLDGRLADIIKVGYGLSAAAARRAGGVLNKVAQHFTHTKAEDKASIQYHYDVSNDFYKLWLDPNMVYSCAYFENGNEDLATAQIKKIDHILTKIRLEPGQTLLDIGCGWGALVLRAAQKFGARCVGITLSQNQFDLATARVRAAGLQDRIEIRLQDYRDISGQFDRITSVGMFEHVGKDNLPGYFARMRDLLAEGGVAMNHGITATDPDSGEIPMDGSGFMDRYVFPQGELPHIGMVLTTMQKGGLEAFDVELLRRHYAQTLRHWAENFETNADTIREMVGEKKFRIWRIYLAGCSHAFTSGKMSIYQVVCQKADRNADTFPTSRRYIYASPIGTPS; translated from the coding sequence ATGTTTTTCAAGCAGACCCTGGACAAGCAACTCGATAGCTGGATTGCCGATGTGCGCGAGCACTCGAATTTGCCCGTCAAGCTCCGACTCTGGAATGGCAGTGAATATCAGCTCGGCAGCTTTGACAGACCCGCCGTCACGCTGACCGTGCGCGAAGCCTCCGCGCTGCCGTTCTTGCTAGTACCCAGCCTGGACAATCTCAGTGAAGCGTATGTCCAGGAGAAGATCGACCTCGATGGGCGCCTGGCCGACATCATCAAGGTGGGATACGGTCTCTCCGCCGCCGCCGCACGCCGTGCGGGCGGCGTGCTGAACAAGGTGGCGCAGCATTTCACGCACACCAAGGCCGAGGACAAGGCGTCGATCCAGTATCACTACGACGTTTCCAACGACTTCTACAAGCTCTGGCTCGATCCGAACATGGTCTATTCATGTGCGTACTTCGAGAACGGCAACGAAGACCTGGCCACCGCGCAGATCAAGAAGATCGACCATATCCTGACCAAGATCCGCTTGGAACCTGGGCAGACGCTGCTCGACATCGGTTGCGGCTGGGGCGCGCTGGTGCTGCGGGCCGCGCAAAAGTTTGGCGCCAGGTGCGTGGGCATCACGCTGTCACAGAACCAGTTCGATCTGGCGACCGCGCGCGTGAGGGCTGCGGGCCTGCAGGACCGCATCGAGATCCGCCTGCAGGACTATCGCGACATCAGCGGGCAATTCGACCGCATCACGAGCGTCGGCATGTTCGAACACGTCGGCAAGGATAACTTGCCGGGTTATTTCGCCCGTATGCGCGACCTGCTGGCCGAAGGTGGCGTGGCGATGAACCACGGCATTACCGCCACCGACCCAGACAGCGGCGAGATACCGATGGACGGTTCGGGCTTCATGGATCGCTATGTGTTCCCGCAGGGCGAGCTGCCGCATATCGGCATGGTGCTGACCACGATGCAGAAGGGCGGCCTCGAAGCCTTCGACGTGGAACTGCTGCGCCGCCACTATGCGCAGACGCTGCGTCACTGGGCGGAGAATTTCGAGACCAATGCCGATACCATCCGCGAGATGGTCGGCGAGAAGAAATTCCGCATCTGGCGCATCTATCTGGCGGGCTGCTCACATGCATTCACAAGCGGGAAGATGTCGATCTACCAGGTGGTATGCCAGAAGGCCGATCGCAATGCCGACACATTCCCGACGTCGCGGCGTTATATTTACGCGTCTCCGATCGGTACGCCTTCCTGA
- a CDS encoding DUF72 domain-containing protein, producing the protein MTENLDLFGDAPASPPVAKSTARPAAGDPENKKPVGKIVQPWTPDAALQALAKQLPPNLYFGTSSWSYPGWHGITYDGQYTESLLSRKGLRACGQHPLLRAAGIDRGFYGPIPLADYLNYASQVPEDFRFLVKAPASVCDAWLRGPDGAGRLQNAAFLNAEIAIRDFIEPATSGLGPRCGPLLFQLSPLAGMADDGPAFLARLDAFLAELPALDRAVTPNACYAVEIRDAALLTPRYIRMLRERGVRFCLAARDRLPPVQRQAAAQALMDDGAPGPLVLRWMLREGRSYSMAEQAFSPFDKLVDEDAETRHAIADVVVRTLRAGQPAHVIVSNNAEGCAPLSIARLAEVIAGKLAT; encoded by the coding sequence TTGACTGAGAACCTCGACCTATTCGGCGATGCCCCGGCATCGCCGCCCGTTGCGAAGTCCACTGCCCGACCTGCGGCGGGCGATCCCGAAAATAAGAAGCCCGTTGGCAAGATCGTCCAGCCTTGGACGCCCGACGCCGCGTTGCAGGCGCTCGCGAAGCAACTGCCGCCAAACCTCTACTTCGGCACCTCGTCCTGGTCCTATCCCGGCTGGCACGGCATTACCTACGACGGCCAGTACACCGAGAGCCTGCTGTCACGCAAAGGTCTGCGTGCCTGTGGCCAGCATCCGCTGCTGCGCGCGGCTGGCATCGACCGCGGTTTCTACGGCCCGATTCCATTGGCCGATTACCTGAACTACGCCTCGCAGGTGCCCGAAGACTTCCGCTTTCTGGTCAAGGCGCCCGCCAGCGTGTGCGACGCATGGCTGCGCGGCCCCGATGGCGCCGGTCGGCTGCAGAACGCCGCGTTCCTCAATGCCGAGATCGCAATCCGCGACTTCATCGAGCCGGCCACGAGCGGGCTCGGCCCGCGCTGCGGCCCCCTGCTGTTCCAGCTTTCGCCGCTGGCTGGCATGGCTGACGACGGCCCCGCTTTCCTGGCACGGCTCGACGCGTTCCTTGCCGAACTGCCCGCGCTGGACCGCGCGGTGACGCCAAATGCCTGCTATGCGGTGGAGATCCGTGACGCGGCGCTGCTGACGCCACGCTACATCCGTATGCTGCGCGAGCGCGGCGTGCGTTTCTGCCTGGCCGCGCGTGACCGTCTGCCACCCGTGCAACGTCAGGCTGCGGCGCAGGCATTGATGGACGATGGCGCGCCCGGCCCGCTGGTCTTGCGCTGGATGCTGCGCGAAGGCCGGTCCTATTCGATGGCCGAGCAGGCATTCTCGCCATTCGACAAGCTCGTGGACGAAGATGCCGAAACGCGCCACGCCATCGCTGACGTGGTTGTGCGCACGCTGCGCGCCGGCCAGCCCGCCCATGTCATCGTCAGCAATAACGCCGAAGGCTGCGCGCCGTTGAGCATCGCGCGGCTCGCTGAGGTAATCGCCGGGAAGCTGGCGACCTAG
- the msrA gene encoding peptide-methionine (S)-S-oxide reductase MsrA — MDHGLEIATLGGGCFWCLEAVYQQVAGVRAVESGYTGGHVSQPTYHEVCAGDTGHAEVVRVTFDPSAINYREILEIFFSIHDPTQLNRQGNDVGTQYRSSIFTHSEAQRAVAEYVIGKLAAEHVYDAPIVTQVEPEQPYWPAEASHQNYYQEHPAQGYCAFVISPKLTKFRRDFSHRMRR, encoded by the coding sequence ATGGACCATGGCCTTGAAATCGCCACGCTCGGTGGCGGCTGCTTCTGGTGTCTGGAGGCGGTCTACCAACAGGTCGCCGGTGTGCGCGCGGTGGAATCGGGATACACGGGTGGGCACGTCAGCCAGCCCACCTATCACGAGGTTTGCGCGGGAGATACCGGGCACGCCGAAGTGGTGCGGGTGACATTCGACCCGTCCGCGATCAACTATCGCGAGATCCTTGAAATCTTCTTTTCGATCCACGATCCGACGCAACTGAACCGGCAGGGCAACGATGTCGGCACACAGTACCGTTCCAGCATCTTCACGCACTCGGAGGCGCAGCGCGCGGTCGCCGAGTATGTGATTGGCAAGCTGGCTGCCGAGCATGTCTACGATGCGCCGATCGTGACACAGGTGGAGCCGGAGCAACCCTACTGGCCCGCCGAGGCCAGCCACCAGAACTACTACCAGGAGCACCCGGCGCAAGGGTATTGCGCATTCGTGATTTCGCCGAAGCTGACGAAATTCAGGCGCGATTTCTCGCACCGGATGCGGCGCTAG